The following are encoded together in the Arcticibacterium luteifluviistationis genome:
- a CDS encoding glycosyl hydrolase family 18 protein, producing MTNKSLLSLISLLLISSLVFAQKDFKTVAYYTPNTPPSAIPFENITHLNYSFAIPAKTGDTLIPLKDDSVLRKLVPMAHKNGVEVFISVGGWGIGDGGGEDGRFHRMAETAKGRAAFIKSTMDFVKKYNLDGVDLDWEYPDPDHRSADDYILLCKDLHAALHKRGGKLTAAVVSKGKQAYGIKEEVYPYMDWLNIMVYDGDYGPAELKHHSPYSMAVTCIDFWLNERNLPAEKCVLGLPFYAKKGHGNFGFTYKQLLEAGASHYDDYWNGHYYNGTITIANKTQLAIDKKLGGVMVWELSCDTTDEYSLFKTIHDTIEK from the coding sequence ATGACAAACAAAAGCCTCCTAAGCCTAATAAGCTTATTACTAATATCTTCTTTAGTTTTCGCTCAAAAAGATTTTAAGACCGTTGCGTATTATACTCCTAACACGCCACCGTCTGCTATTCCTTTTGAAAACATAACACACCTAAATTATTCTTTTGCAATTCCAGCAAAAACTGGAGACACTTTAATACCGCTCAAAGACGACAGCGTACTTAGAAAACTAGTACCAATGGCTCATAAAAATGGCGTTGAAGTGTTTATTTCTGTAGGCGGCTGGGGCATTGGTGATGGCGGTGGAGAAGACGGTAGATTTCACAGAATGGCTGAAACAGCAAAAGGAAGAGCCGCATTTATCAAATCCACCATGGATTTTGTAAAAAAATACAATTTAGATGGTGTAGACCTAGACTGGGAATACCCAGACCCTGACCATCGCTCGGCAGATGATTATATTTTATTATGTAAAGACTTACACGCTGCTTTACATAAAAGAGGCGGCAAACTAACTGCCGCAGTAGTTTCTAAAGGAAAACAAGCTTACGGCATCAAAGAGGAAGTGTACCCATACATGGACTGGTTAAACATTATGGTGTACGATGGCGACTATGGGCCTGCAGAACTAAAGCATCATTCGCCCTACTCTATGGCTGTCACTTGCATCGACTTTTGGTTAAACGAAAGAAATTTACCTGCTGAAAAATGTGTATTGGGCTTGCCTTTTTATGCTAAAAAAGGACATGGAAATTTTGGTTTTACGTATAAACAACTTCTTGAAGCTGGAGCCAGCCATTATGACGATTACTGGAATGGTCACTACTATAACGGCACCATTACCATTGCGAACAAAACACAACTGGCTATTGACAAAAAGCTAGGCGGTGTGATGGTTTGGGAATTAAGCTGTGATACCACAGATGAATATTCACTTTTCAAAACTATTCATGACACGATAGAAAAGTAA
- a CDS encoding 3-coathanger stack domain-containing protein, with the protein MKNICIITLFILSSNLCLAQFNGANGDGFDAIISTHFLQGDGFSIYRGGAGDGHSNIQVSSNLNGSSNFFFSGGHGDGFENNIHSGNLNGEVLFVFHGGDSDGFDSQMRGAFLNSNGDCAEGILLQIDDYPIISGVYEARNELKSKGKVTSGSSVTFNASNSILLEPGFIAENNTLFYAILKECLTAPINY; encoded by the coding sequence ATGAAAAATATCTGTATCATAACACTTTTCATTCTTTCATCAAATCTTTGTCTAGCCCAATTTAACGGTGCCAATGGTGATGGTTTTGATGCTATAATCTCTACACACTTTTTGCAAGGTGACGGTTTCTCAATATACAGAGGAGGGGCAGGAGATGGTCACTCAAATATTCAGGTTTCCTCTAACTTAAATGGTTCTTCAAATTTCTTTTTTTCGGGAGGCCATGGTGATGGATTTGAGAACAATATTCATTCAGGGAACCTAAACGGTGAAGTGCTCTTTGTCTTTCATGGTGGAGATTCTGACGGGTTTGACTCGCAAATGAGAGGGGCATTCTTAAATTCTAATGGTGACTGTGCAGAAGGAATTCTTTTACAAATAGATGATTACCCTATAATAAGTGGAGTTTATGAAGCCCGAAATGAGTTAAAAAGTAAAGGTAAAGTTACAAGTGGTTCTTCCGTTACATTTAATGCATCTAACAGTATCCTTTTAGAACCTGGCTTCATTGCAGAAAACAACACCCTATTCTATGCCATTCTTAAAGAATGCCTTACTGCCCCGATAAACTATTAA
- the arsC gene encoding arsenate reductase (glutaredoxin) (This arsenate reductase requires both glutathione and glutaredoxin to convert arsenate to arsenite, after which the efflux transporter formed by ArsA and ArsB can extrude the arsenite from the cell, providing resistance.) yields the protein MKIYHNSRCSKSRDSYNLLKEKGVDFETIEYLKNPLTETELTKLLAKLNIPAEDLIRKGEPTYKENFKGKKLSETEWIAAMVKFPKLIERPIIVKGNKAVIGRPIEKVIELLGE from the coding sequence ATGAAGATATATCATAATAGTAGATGCTCTAAAAGTAGAGACAGCTATAACTTATTAAAAGAAAAAGGCGTCGATTTTGAAACCATTGAGTATTTAAAGAACCCTTTGACTGAAACAGAGTTAACCAAGCTATTAGCTAAACTAAATATTCCGGCAGAAGATTTAATTAGAAAAGGAGAGCCTACATATAAAGAAAACTTCAAAGGGAAAAAGCTATCTGAAACAGAATGGATAGCGGCAATGGTTAAATTTCCTAAGTTAATAGAACGTCCGATAATTGTAAAAGGGAATAAAGCTGTGATAGGAAGACCAATAGAAAAAGTGATTGAGTTGTTAGGTGAATAA
- the argS gene encoding arginine--tRNA ligase → MNIEQQLQNDISKALKSLFDEEGEVSLQPTRKDFEGTYTFVVFPLVKKLRKKPVEIGESLGNHLVESSALISGFNVVQGFLNLVLAESIWSDLFNAQLSESGTFEKKNSSVLVEFSSPNTNKPLHLGHLRNNFLGASVSEILKANGYDVSKVCLVNDRGIHICKSMIAYQLFGNGETPESAGIKGDHLAGKYYVKFDQAYKAEIADLMATGQTEDDAKKNAPLMKEAQAMLIKWENGDAEVMELWKKMNTWVYDGFNATYKQIGVSFDKTYYESDTYVLGKDIVDEGLEKGVFFKKEDNSVWIDLTDEGMDEKLVLRGDGTSVYITQDLGTTELKFKDYDSEKAIWVVGNEQDYHFKVLFAILKKLGRKYAEGCYHLSYGMVDLPTGKMKSREGTVVDADDLVAEMIATAKASTEEKGKVDSFTESEKEALFEMLALGALKYFLLKVEPKKRMQFNPAESIDFQGNTGPFIQYTHARIKSILRKAASENITTPTKIEAVEMASIETDLVYLLGEYKNSVDKAAADFAPSIVANYCYDLAKTFNSFYGELSVMNETDLAKRDFRLALIQQVAQTLKNGMKLLGIDVPERM, encoded by the coding sequence ATGAACATTGAGCAGCAGCTTCAAAACGACATTTCTAAGGCTTTAAAATCGCTTTTTGACGAAGAAGGCGAAGTAAGCTTACAGCCTACCAGAAAAGATTTTGAAGGAACTTACACTTTTGTGGTTTTTCCTTTGGTCAAAAAACTTAGGAAGAAGCCTGTAGAGATAGGTGAAAGCTTAGGAAATCATTTGGTTGAAAGCTCTGCTTTAATTTCTGGTTTCAATGTGGTACAAGGTTTTTTAAACTTGGTATTGGCCGAAAGTATTTGGTCAGACCTTTTCAATGCTCAACTTTCTGAAAGTGGCACTTTTGAAAAGAAAAACTCTTCCGTTTTAGTAGAGTTTTCTTCGCCAAACACCAACAAGCCACTTCACCTAGGGCATTTGAGAAACAATTTTTTAGGAGCTTCTGTTTCTGAAATATTGAAAGCTAATGGCTACGATGTAAGCAAAGTATGTTTGGTTAATGACCGAGGCATTCACATTTGCAAATCTATGATAGCCTACCAGTTATTTGGCAACGGCGAAACACCAGAAAGTGCTGGAATAAAAGGCGACCATTTAGCAGGAAAATACTACGTCAAATTTGACCAAGCTTATAAAGCTGAAATAGCAGATTTGATGGCCACAGGCCAAACGGAAGACGACGCCAAAAAGAACGCTCCTTTGATGAAAGAAGCTCAAGCCATGCTCATAAAATGGGAAAATGGCGATGCGGAAGTCATGGAGCTTTGGAAAAAAATGAACACCTGGGTTTATGATGGTTTCAATGCCACTTATAAGCAAATTGGTGTGAGTTTTGACAAAACCTATTACGAGTCTGACACCTATGTATTAGGCAAAGACATTGTAGACGAAGGTTTAGAAAAAGGTGTATTCTTCAAAAAAGAAGATAACTCTGTTTGGATAGATTTGACCGATGAGGGTATGGACGAGAAGTTGGTACTCCGAGGAGACGGCACTTCGGTTTATATCACACAAGATTTAGGAACTACAGAGCTGAAATTTAAAGATTACGACTCGGAAAAAGCGATTTGGGTAGTAGGAAACGAGCAAGATTACCACTTCAAGGTACTCTTTGCTATTCTGAAAAAACTAGGTAGAAAATATGCTGAAGGCTGTTATCACCTTAGTTATGGCATGGTAGACTTACCTACCGGCAAAATGAAATCAAGAGAAGGCACCGTGGTAGATGCGGATGATTTGGTTGCTGAAATGATAGCTACCGCCAAAGCGTCAACCGAAGAAAAAGGCAAAGTAGACAGCTTTACAGAAAGCGAAAAAGAGGCCCTTTTTGAGATGCTTGCACTCGGAGCATTAAAGTATTTCTTGCTCAAAGTAGAACCTAAGAAAAGAATGCAGTTTAATCCTGCCGAGTCTATTGACTTTCAAGGAAACACTGGCCCATTTATTCAATACACGCATGCTAGAATCAAGTCTATCTTAAGAAAGGCTGCTTCTGAAAACATTACTACGCCTACCAAAATTGAAGCTGTAGAAATGGCAAGTATTGAGACTGATTTGGTTTATTTATTAGGCGAATATAAAAATAGTGTAGACAAGGCCGCAGCTGACTTTGCTCCTTCTATTGTGGCAAACTATTGCTATGATTTAGCGAAGACTTTCAACTCTTTTTACGGAGAACTGAGCGTAATGAACGAAACTGATTTAGCTAAAAGAGACTTTAGATTAGCCTTAATTCAGCAAGTAGCTCAAACATTAAAAAATGGCATGAAGCTATTGGGAATTGATGTTCCTGAGAGAATGTAA
- a CDS encoding YicC/YloC family endoribonuclease: protein MLQSMTGFGSAAIENDKLAVSAEVKTLNSKFTDIFCRMPRTYSDKEVELRNLLSTELSRGKMELSLNVVSKDEGVAGTSVNRGLVKAYFKDLMATAKELDFDATPTDILRMATMMPNAYITNVVNDEAGEEEWKLILDTVKLAITKCQEFRSQEGAVTAEKFKEYIANIAKHLEAVIEQDPHRVPQIRERIEKAISELVQSDNFNQDRFEQELVYYVEKYDISEEKVRLGNHLTYFVTELEKGTNGKRLNFISQEIGREINTIGSKANDAIIQKLVVQMKDELEKIKEQTLNIV from the coding sequence ATGCTGCAATCAATGACGGGCTTCGGCTCGGCCGCCATAGAAAACGATAAACTTGCTGTTTCGGCAGAGGTTAAAACACTTAATTCAAAGTTCACAGACATTTTTTGCAGAATGCCCAGAACCTATTCCGATAAAGAGGTAGAGCTAAGAAATTTGCTTTCTACAGAGCTTTCTAGAGGTAAAATGGAGCTTTCTCTTAATGTAGTTTCTAAAGATGAAGGCGTAGCAGGAACCAGTGTAAATAGAGGATTGGTTAAAGCATATTTTAAAGATTTGATGGCTACCGCCAAAGAATTAGATTTTGACGCAACACCTACAGATATTTTAAGAATGGCTACCATGATGCCAAACGCTTATATTACCAATGTGGTAAATGATGAAGCGGGAGAAGAAGAATGGAAGTTGATTTTAGATACGGTAAAGCTGGCTATTACTAAATGTCAAGAGTTTAGAAGTCAGGAAGGTGCGGTAACTGCGGAGAAATTTAAGGAATACATAGCCAACATAGCCAAACACCTAGAGGCTGTGATAGAGCAAGACCCACATAGAGTTCCGCAAATTAGAGAAAGAATAGAAAAAGCTATTTCTGAGTTGGTTCAAAGTGACAACTTTAACCAAGATAGGTTTGAGCAAGAGTTGGTTTATTATGTAGAGAAATATGACATTTCAGAAGAGAAAGTAAGACTAGGGAATCACCTAACTTATTTTGTGACTGAATTAGAAAAAGGGACTAATGGAAAACGCTTAAACTTCATTTCTCAAGAAATAGGAAGAGAAATAAATACAATTGGCTCTAAAGCGAATGATGCTATTATTCAAAAACTTGTAGTTCAGATGAAAGATGAGTTGGAGAAGATTAAAGAGCAAACTTTAAATATTGTTTAA
- a CDS encoding DUF4126 domain-containing protein translates to MSFSSEEIATLIPALLLGVGLSAASGFRVFLPLLVGNLAGKFGVYELADNMVWMGDSTTTIVLAVAAVFELAAYYIPVVDNLLDTIAMPVAIAAGTILTSSFLQIDDPMLQWGLGLVAGGGVAGTIQAGTSLLRLGSTKFTGGLGNNLIASVENGFSAVLAIVALMLPIFIGAIVLYFVIWIWRRLIKQRRQKVNV, encoded by the coding sequence ATGTCTTTTAGTTCGGAAGAAATAGCTACGCTCATACCAGCACTTTTACTAGGGGTAGGACTCAGTGCCGCCTCTGGCTTTCGTGTGTTTTTGCCACTCTTGGTTGGGAATTTAGCGGGTAAGTTTGGTGTGTATGAATTGGCTGATAATATGGTTTGGATGGGAGATTCTACCACCACCATAGTTTTGGCTGTGGCTGCGGTTTTTGAACTGGCAGCATATTACATACCCGTAGTCGACAATCTTTTAGACACTATCGCCATGCCTGTTGCAATAGCGGCAGGTACTATTTTAACCTCTTCTTTTTTACAAATTGATGACCCTATGCTTCAGTGGGGTTTGGGACTGGTAGCAGGTGGAGGTGTGGCAGGTACCATTCAGGCAGGTACTTCGCTTTTACGGCTAGGTAGCACTAAGTTTACCGGTGGTTTAGGGAACAATTTAATAGCAAGTGTAGAAAATGGCTTTTCGGCTGTGCTTGCTATAGTGGCTTTAATGCTACCTATTTTTATAGGGGCTATTGTCTTATACTTTGTGATTTGGATATGGCGAAGGCTTATCAAACAAAGACGCCAAAAGGTCAACGTTTAA
- a CDS encoding sulfatase-like hydrolase/transferase, with amino-acid sequence MTISTKSFLTLIFTAFLFSCQTEKKAKRPNVIFIMTDDHAKKAMSAYEGAVMQTPHLDQLASEGVLFDRAYCTNSICGPSRAVFLTGKFSHKNGFMSNHDTFNGDQATLAKYLQTAGYHTSVLGKWHLVSKPQGFDEYKLLIGQGEYYNPRFVGSNGDTTKIEGYATNLITDMAIDVIDKQKDGEKPFFMMLHHKAPHRNWMPDSSYLKAYEEKHFDMPDNFFDNYEGRVGAQGQDMKVTDMYWSGDMKLPIFDKKDDPGTGGMAGNDRAGSWERAYNDLKPDQKAAWDEYYQPIIEEFYKTKPKGKDLAQWMFNRYMNDYTKTVQSVDDNIGRLMAYLKEEGLDENTLIIYTSDQGFYLGEHGWYDKRYIHVRRIFRDAFGSALSCGNKSRSENFKTCSKFRLGTYHFRLCG; translated from the coding sequence ATGACTATATCAACCAAATCCTTCTTAACACTCATTTTTACGGCATTTCTTTTTTCCTGTCAAACCGAGAAAAAAGCCAAAAGACCTAACGTCATTTTTATCATGACTGACGACCACGCCAAAAAAGCGATGAGTGCTTATGAGGGTGCGGTAATGCAAACGCCTCATTTAGACCAGTTGGCATCTGAAGGGGTGTTGTTTGATAGGGCGTATTGTACTAATTCAATTTGCGGACCGAGTAGAGCAGTGTTTTTGACAGGTAAATTCTCTCATAAGAATGGTTTCATGTCTAACCACGATACTTTTAATGGAGACCAAGCCACGCTTGCCAAATATCTTCAAACAGCCGGTTACCATACTTCAGTATTAGGGAAATGGCATTTGGTATCTAAGCCGCAGGGTTTTGATGAATATAAGCTTTTAATAGGCCAAGGTGAATATTATAATCCAAGGTTTGTTGGGTCAAATGGTGATACCACCAAAATAGAAGGCTATGCTACTAATTTGATAACCGACATGGCTATTGATGTGATTGACAAACAAAAAGATGGAGAGAAACCATTTTTCATGATGTTACATCACAAAGCTCCGCATAGAAACTGGATGCCAGATAGTTCTTATCTGAAAGCTTATGAAGAAAAGCATTTTGACATGCCTGATAATTTCTTTGATAATTACGAGGGCAGGGTAGGGGCCCAAGGGCAAGACATGAAAGTGACGGATATGTATTGGTCTGGCGATATGAAACTTCCGATTTTTGATAAAAAAGACGACCCAGGAACTGGCGGTATGGCAGGGAATGATAGAGCAGGTAGCTGGGAAAGGGCTTATAATGATTTAAAACCCGACCAAAAGGCCGCTTGGGATGAGTATTATCAGCCAATTATAGAAGAGTTTTACAAAACTAAACCAAAAGGAAAAGACTTAGCTCAGTGGATGTTTAACAGGTATATGAATGATTATACCAAAACGGTACAGTCTGTAGATGATAACATTGGTAGATTAATGGCTTACCTTAAAGAGGAGGGTTTAGATGAAAATACACTGATAATTTATACTTCAGACCAAGGCTTCTACTTAGGGGAGCATGGCTGGTATGATAAGCGTTACATACATGTACGAAGAATCTTTCGGGATGCCTTTGGTAGTGCGTTATCCTGCGGGAATAAAAGCAGGTCAGAAAACTTCAAAACTTGTTCAAAATTTAGACTTGGCACCTACCATTTTAGACTTTGTGGGTGA
- a CDS encoding sulfatase/phosphatase domain-containing protein, giving the protein MPLVVRYPAGIKAGQKTSKLVQNLDLAPTILDFVGETVPADMQGTSLKTMLTDNPDVDWQKSIYYHYYQGTGWHHVPRHNGVSTYRYKLMHFYDIDDWQLFDLETDPNEMDNLYGKAGYEEITEELKNELKRLVVKYDDDTAVSI; this is encoded by the coding sequence ATGCCTTTGGTAGTGCGTTATCCTGCGGGAATAAAAGCAGGTCAGAAAACTTCAAAACTTGTTCAAAATTTAGACTTGGCACCTACCATTTTAGACTTTGTGGGTGAAACTGTTCCGGCAGATATGCAAGGTACTTCCCTGAAAACCATGCTAACTGATAATCCTGATGTAGACTGGCAAAAATCTATTTACTATCATTACTATCAGGGTACAGGCTGGCATCATGTGCCTAGGCATAATGGTGTGAGCACTTACAGGTACAAGCTTATGCACTTCTATGATATTGATGATTGGCAGCTATTTGATTTAGAAACAGACCCTAATGAGATGGATAATCTTTACGGAAAAGCTGGCTATGAAGAAATAACGGAGGAGTTGAAAAATGAACTGAAAAGGTTGGTTGTGAAGTATGATGATGATACTGCTGTGAGTATTTAA
- a CDS encoding trypsin-like peptidase domain-containing protein gives MATIHENSLKCVRIEMLAEITQAHLSWASGFFCSWKGKTFLITNWHVVTLKNFQTKETLHPSGAVPGFFNLHYHSVIKENGKIVSNHEAVSNKLELYQYEIHEEEKVYTNQKWVEHPTLGNNVDIVAIELSDKFVTAPYELVTFDIESELQKDKTLQIMDNLFVTGFPLNTSTTPNKYPIYKSATIASEPDVFSELPIFYVDGKTKAGMSGSPVIKKDDIIKKSVTKTGIHLNQGRIELAGIYSGRDRQEEDEHMAELGIVWRYQECLIPILEKAYSH, from the coding sequence ATGGCAACTATACATGAAAATTCTCTAAAATGTGTTCGAATAGAAATGCTTGCTGAAATTACTCAAGCTCACCTTTCTTGGGCTTCAGGTTTTTTCTGTTCTTGGAAAGGAAAAACATTCCTTATAACAAACTGGCATGTTGTAACTCTTAAAAATTTTCAAACTAAAGAAACCTTGCATCCATCAGGTGCCGTTCCTGGATTCTTTAATTTACATTATCATTCCGTCATTAAAGAAAATGGAAAAATTGTTTCAAACCATGAAGCGGTAAGCAACAAATTAGAATTATATCAATATGAAATACATGAAGAGGAAAAGGTATACACTAATCAAAAATGGGTTGAACATCCAACACTGGGAAACAATGTAGATATCGTAGCAATAGAACTATCTGATAAATTTGTTACTGCACCTTATGAACTAGTGACATTTGATATAGAATCAGAATTGCAAAAGGATAAAACGTTACAAATTATGGATAACCTTTTTGTCACAGGATTCCCTCTAAACACCAGTACTACACCTAATAAATATCCAATTTATAAAAGTGCAACAATTGCATCCGAACCTGATGTCTTTAGCGAATTACCTATCTTTTATGTTGATGGAAAAACGAAAGCTGGGATGTCTGGTTCTCCAGTAATTAAGAAAGATGATATAATCAAGAAATCAGTAACAAAGACAGGAATACATTTAAATCAAGGTAGAATCGAATTAGCCGGAATTTACTCCGGTCGAGATAGGCAAGAAGAAGATGAGCATATGGCTGAATTGGGTATTGTATGGAGGTACCAAGAATGTTTAATACCAATTTTAGAAAAAGCCTATAGCCATTAA
- a CDS encoding single-stranded DNA-binding protein — MNTVTLVGNAGGNVEVLKFDKSKKASFSLATNERFKQNNEEKTVTSWHNIIAWGKMAEQCEALISKGKFVKVEGKLVYRNYMNKDNQKVYVTEIQAYKVEEVNRKA; from the coding sequence ATGAACACAGTAACATTAGTAGGAAACGCCGGCGGAAATGTAGAAGTATTAAAATTTGACAAGTCTAAGAAGGCAAGTTTTAGTTTAGCCACCAACGAAAGATTCAAGCAAAACAACGAAGAGAAAACAGTTACAAGCTGGCACAATATCATAGCCTGGGGAAAAATGGCAGAGCAATGTGAAGCACTTATCTCAAAAGGGAAATTTGTGAAAGTAGAAGGGAAGTTAGTTTACAGAAACTACATGAATAAAGACAATCAGAAAGTGTACGTAACCGAGATTCAAGCCTATAAAGTGGAGGAGGTTAACCGTAAAGCGTAA
- a CDS encoding GxxExxY protein, which produces MQASKEYWASKVVNAAFEVHKNMGPGLLESVYETCMLKEFELQNIPVYAQVPVPIIYKGQTLDKDYRIDLLVGGEVLVELKAVEYVLPVHHAQLLSYLKLTDKQVGFLINFNVPLIKNGIKRFVNNYEGV; this is translated from the coding sequence ATGCAAGCAAGTAAAGAATATTGGGCTTCGAAGGTGGTGAATGCTGCTTTTGAAGTTCATAAAAATATGGGACCGGGTTTGTTAGAGTCGGTCTATGAAACCTGTATGTTAAAAGAGTTTGAACTTCAGAATATTCCCGTTTATGCTCAAGTGCCTGTGCCCATCATTTATAAAGGACAAACGCTAGATAAAGATTATAGAATTGATTTGTTGGTAGGAGGGGAGGTTTTGGTAGAGTTGAAGGCTGTAGAGTATGTGCTTCCTGTACATCATGCTCAGTTACTGTCTTACCTAAAACTAACAGACAAGCAGGTTGGCTTTCTAATAAATTTCAATGTGCCTTTAATTAAAAATGGGATAAAGCGGTTTGTGAATAATTATGAGGGAGTTTAG
- a CDS encoding DUF1016 N-terminal domain-containing protein, which translates to MIQFTQQFDDLENVLILSRQLSWSHFLSLIPLKSQESRAFCAIQAFENGYSVRELRRQINKKFFFVRLPLRGEKDNR; encoded by the coding sequence ATGATTCAATTTACTCAACAATTCGACGACCTAGAGAATGTCCTTATACTGTCACGACAATTGTCTTGGTCCCATTTCTTAAGCTTAATACCACTAAAATCGCAAGAATCAAGAGCATTTTGTGCTATTCAAGCTTTTGAAAACGGATACAGCGTAAGAGAATTGAGAAGACAAATTAATAAAAAGTTCTTCTTTGTGCGTTTGCCTCTTCGTGGTGAGAAAGACAACCGCTAA
- the ltrA gene encoding group II intron reverse transcriptase/maturase codes for MIEQILQAKNLTKARRKVELNGGSAGVDGMQTTELKSYIEQHGECILTSIVNCKYLPSPILAVEIPKASGGTRILGIPTVTDRWLQQAVSQQLAMKFELDFEDESYGFRPKRNLHQAVLQAQKFINDGFQDIVDIDLSKFFDEVEHYKLLQLIYNKVKCPITLRLIRKWLRAPIMKNGKLHKRRKGVPQGSPLSPLLSNIMLDQLDKELKSKGLKFIRYADDFSIYCKSKAEAKRIGNYVYLFLRDKLELPINKAKSGIRRPSNFELLGHGFVPTYKKGEKGKYQLVVKESSWQSLKRKLKAATKKTKPYSFDLRLAKIKEVYRGWVNNYRLASIHGKLKALDEWLRNRLRYCIWTDWKKPERKRKNLIRLGVNHIQAYRWSRTRMGGWATAQSPILKTTITLEKLRLRGYESMLDYYQRLQPEIQ; via the coding sequence ATGATAGAGCAAATTTTACAAGCTAAAAACCTCACTAAGGCTCGCCGAAAGGTTGAGTTGAACGGAGGTTCGGCAGGCGTCGACGGGATGCAAACAACCGAACTGAAATCGTACATCGAACAGCACGGAGAATGCATACTGACCTCGATTGTCAATTGCAAGTATTTACCAAGCCCTATCTTGGCGGTAGAAATACCAAAAGCGAGTGGTGGAACCCGAATACTGGGTATACCCACCGTAACCGACCGATGGTTACAACAAGCTGTAAGTCAGCAACTGGCTATGAAGTTTGAGCTCGACTTTGAGGACGAAAGCTACGGTTTTCGCCCAAAGAGGAATTTGCACCAAGCAGTTTTACAAGCCCAAAAGTTCATCAATGATGGCTTTCAGGATATTGTAGATATTGATTTGAGTAAGTTTTTCGACGAAGTAGAGCATTACAAACTTCTGCAACTCATCTACAACAAGGTAAAATGCCCCATCACTCTGCGTTTAATACGCAAGTGGCTTCGTGCACCAATCATGAAAAATGGTAAACTTCACAAACGCCGCAAAGGAGTACCACAAGGCAGTCCATTGAGTCCATTATTGTCAAACATTATGCTTGACCAACTGGATAAAGAACTCAAAAGTAAAGGCTTAAAGTTTATCCGCTACGCCGATGATTTTAGCATCTATTGCAAGTCAAAAGCAGAAGCCAAACGGATAGGTAACTATGTTTATCTCTTTCTAAGAGACAAGCTAGAACTACCCATCAACAAGGCAAAAAGCGGCATACGCAGACCTTCTAATTTTGAGCTTTTGGGTCATGGCTTTGTGCCTACTTACAAAAAAGGTGAGAAAGGCAAATACCAACTTGTAGTAAAAGAAAGTAGCTGGCAATCGTTAAAACGCAAGCTAAAGGCAGCCACCAAAAAGACCAAACCATACAGTTTTGACCTGCGACTAGCCAAAATCAAAGAAGTTTATAGAGGATGGGTGAACAACTACCGCTTAGCTAGTATTCACGGCAAACTCAAAGCTCTTGACGAATGGTTAAGGAATAGGTTGAGATACTGTATTTGGACTGACTGGAAAAAGCCGGAACGCAAGCGAAAGAACCTGATTAGGCTTGGCGTAAACCATATTCAAGCGTACCGATGGAGCAGAACTAGAATGGGAGGATGGGCAACTGCTCAAAGCCCTATTTTAAAGACTACCATCACGCTTGAGAAGTTAAGGTTACGAGGTTACGAAAGTATGTTGGATTATTATCAACGCTTACAACCAGAGATTCAATGA